One Burkholderia gladioli genomic window, CAGGTCGAAGCCCTCGTTGATCTTCTCGAGCGGCAGGCGATGCGTGATCAGGTCGTCGATGTTGATCTTGCCTTCCATGTACCAGTCGACGATCTTCGGCACGTCGGTGCGCCCGCGCGCGCCGCCGAAGGCCGAGCCCTTCCATTCGCGGCCCGTGACGAGCTGGAACGGCCGCGTGCTGATCTCCTGACCGGCCGCCGCCACGCCGATGATGAAGGACTGGCCCCAGCCCTTGTGCGTGCATTCCAGCGCCTGGCGCATGGTGGTGACGTTGCCGATGCACTCGAAGGAGTAATCCGCGCCGCCGTCGGTCAACTGCACGATGTGGTCGACCACGTTCTCCACGTCCTTCGGGTTGATGAAGTGGGTCATGCCGAACTTCTTCGCCAGCTCGACGCGCGCCGGGTTGATGTCGACGCCGATGATCTTGTCGGCGCCCACCATCCTCGCGCCCTGGATCACGTTCAGGCCGATCCCGCCCAGGCCGAACACCACAACGTTGGCACCCGCCTCGACCTTGGCCGAGTAGACCACCGCGCCCACCCCGGTGGTCACGCCGCAGCCGATGTAGCAGACCTTGTCGAAGGGCGCGTCCTCGCGGATCTTCGCCACCGCGATCTCCGGCACCACGATGTAGTTCGAGAAGGTCGAGGTGCCCATGTAGTGGAAGATCGGCTTGCCGTCGAGCGAGAAGCGCGAGCTCGCGTCGGGCATCAGGCCCTTGCCCTGGGTGGCGCGGATCTTCTGGCAGAGGTTGGTCTTGCGCGACAGGCAGAACTTGCATTCGCGACATTCGGGCGTGTAGAGCGGGATCACGTGATCCCCCTTGCGCAACGTGCCGACGCCGGGGCCGACGTCCACCACCACGCCCGCGCCCTCGTGGCCGAGGATGGCCGGAAAGATGCCTTCCGGATCGGCGCCCGACAGCGTGTAGTAGTCGGTGTGGCAGATCCCCGTGGCCTTCACCTCGATCAGCACCTCGCCCGCGCGCGGGCCTTCCAGATCCACTTCCTCGATGGTCAGCGGCGCACCGGCCTTCCATGCGATCGCGGCTTTCGTCTTCATGCTTGCAGCTCCTTGTCGGTGAGGTTGCGCCGCGCGCCACGCGCGACGGGCGGCAACCGGGGAATCGTTGCCCGGGCAGGGCGCGCGCGGCGCGTGTGTCCTGTGTCGCGCGTCGTGCCCTGCCGCCGAAGCGCGCCGGCGAGCCGGCGCGGGGGGACCAGCCGGAAGTGTAAACGCGTGCCGCGGAAAGCGGCATGGCGTCACGCGACGGATCGATGTCGCGCGGCGTCGCGCAACGGTGTTCGCGGCGCCTTCCCCGCTCGCTCGCGGTGGGCGGATGCACCAGAAAACGATCGAAACGACGACGCTCATGTGCCACGTCGCAATCACTTCGCCACCGCCATCCGACCCCGTGAAAAACCGCGCCGGTCGGGGTTTACCCATCCATACCACGAGACGCGGCCAAAACCCTCTATGCGCCGCCGCCGATACAGACCATAAACGCAGTGATATTTGGCGGCGGCGCCAGGCGGTTTTTGTCTGGCTATAACTACCGGGAATCCCACTGCCGCGGCGCGTCCACCATGATTTCCCCGCATTCCTTCGTGAAAATCGCATATCCCCCCTGCAAAGCAGGGAATAGCGCCCAGTGCTCTTGTTGGCCCCGGTCGTTGCGCATAACTTCACTGCACCCCGACAACAAGATCATGGAGTGAGACAGATGCAATCGACCACGGTCCATCCGTGCGACGAGATCCTGCCCGCCGGCAAGCTCGTCACCCTGGGTCTGCAGCACGTGCTGGTGATGTACGCGGGCGCCGTCGCGGTGCCGCTCATCATCGGCAGCGCGCTGAAGCTGCCGAAGGATCAGATCGCCTTCCTGATCAGCGCCGACCTGTTCGCCTGCGGCATCGCCACCCTGATCCAGACGCTCGGCGTGTGGATCTTCGGCATCCGCCTGCCCGTCATCATGGGCTGCACCTTCGCCTCGGTCGGGCCGCTGATCGCGATCGGCACCAACCCGAGCCTGGGCCTGCTGGACGTGTTCGGCTCGACCATCGCGGCCGGCGTGATCGGCATCGTGATCGCGCCGGTGATCGGCAAGCTGCTGCGCTTCTTCCCGCCGGTGGTGGTCGGCACCGTGATCGCGGTGATCGGCCTGTCGCTGATGGGCGTGGGCATCAACTGGGCGGCCGGCGGCGTGGGCAACCCCGAATACGGCAACCCGGTGTTCCTGGGCCTGTCGCTGCTGGTACTGGTGCTGATCCTGATGATCAACAAGTTCGGCCGCGGCTTCTTCGCCAATATCGCCGTGCTGCTCGGCATCGTGGCCGGCTTCGTGATCGCGCTCTCGCTGGGCCGCGTCGATCTGGACGGCGTGGCGGCCGCGCCCTGGGTCGGCTTCGTGATGCCCTTCCACTTCGGCACGCCGCATTTCGACGCGCTGTCGATCGCCACCATGGTGATCGTGATGTTCGTCACCTTCATCGAGTCGACCGGCATGTTCCTCGCCGTGGGCGACATGGTCGACCGGCCGGTCGACCAGCAGGCCCTGGTGCGCGGCCTGCGCGTGGACGGGCTGGGCACGCTGATCGGCGGCATCTTCAACTCGTTCCCGCATACCTCGTTCTCGCAGAACGTCGGGCTGGTGGGCGTGACTGGCGTGAAGAGCCGCTACGTGTGCGTGACGGGCGGCGTGATCCTGGTGCTGCTGGGCCTGTTCCCGAAGATGGCGCAGATCGTCGCCTCGGTGCCGGCCTTCGTGCTCGGCGGCGCCGGCATCGTGATGTTCGGCATGGTGGCCGCCAATGGCGTGAAGACGCTCTCGCGCGTCGACTTCGTGAGCAACCACAACAACCTGTTCATCGTCGCGGTCAGCATCGGGCTGGGCCTGGTGCCGGTGGTCTCGCCGCACTTCTTCTCGAAGCTGCCGGGCGCGCTCGCGCCGATCCTGCACAGCGGGATCCTGCTGGCTTCGGTGTCCGCCGTGCTGCTGAACCTGATCTTCAACGGCGTGAAGAGCGAGAAGCAGGCCGAATGCGAGATCCGGCGCGCCGGACACGATCTCGATCCGCGCACGGCCGACCTGCATTGACGATGCTCGGAGGTTGACGGCGGCCTGGCGCTGCCGCCAATGAAAAACACCCCGGAAGCTTGCGCTTCCGGGGTGTTTTTTCGTGTGCTTGCCGGGCGGATCGAGCAGCTTGCGGCTCAAGGCTGGAAACCCCTGCCGCGGCCGCGCGATCCGCTCGACCGCTGCCCTGTCAGCCCGCCGTCGGCTGCGAGGCCGACGCAGGTGCCGCCGCCGGCTTGCTGTAGTCGACCGGGGCATCGGCCTCGCGCGGCTGGTCGCCGTTGTGCTCGATCCAGCCGCCGCCCAGCGCGCGATACAAGTCCACCAGGTTGGTCCAGCGCGCCAGGCGCGCCGAGATCAGCGAGGTCTGCGCCGTGTACAGGTCCGTCTGGGCCGTCAGCACCGTCAGGTAGCTGTCCACGCCATTGCGGTAGCGCAGGTCCGACAGATCGTAGCGACGCTGCTGCGCCTCTTCGTTGCGCGCCAGCGCCGCGATCTGCTGGTCATACGTGCCGCGTGCCGCCAGCCCGTCCGACACTTCGCGGAATGCCGTCTGGATCGCCTTCTCGTAGTTCGCGATCTCGATGCGCTTCTGCACGTGCGCCAAGTCGAGGTTCGCGATGTTCGAGCCGCCTTCGAAGATCGGCAGGGCGATATTCGGCGCGAACGACCAGGCCGCCGTGCCGGCCTTGAACAGGCCGCCCAGCGTCGGGCTCGCCGTGCCGAACGCGGCCGTCAACGAGATCTTCGGGAAGAAGGCCGCGCGGGCCGCCCCGATGTTCGCGTTGGCCGCTAGGAGCGTCTGCTCGGCTTCCATGATGTCGGGACGACGAGTCAGCAGGTCCGAAGGCAAGCCGGCCGGGATATCGGTCAGCAGGCTCTGCGAATCCAGCGGCAGGCCCGCCGGCAGATCGTCGGGCAGCGGCTCGCCGATCAGCAGCACCAGCGCGTTCACGGCTTGCGCGCGGTCGCGCGCCTCGGCCTGCTGGTTCGCCAGCGCCTGCTCGACCACCGTCTGCGCCTGGCGCAGGTCCAGTTCCGAGCCGGTGCCGTTGTCGAACTGCAGCTTGGTCAGGTTGTACGAATCCTGGGCCGTCTTCAGCGTCTCCTCGGTGACCTTCAACAGGTCGTCCGTGGACTGCAGCGTCAGGTACTGGTCCGCCACCTGCGAGATCAGCGAGATCTCCGCCGCCTTGCGAGCCTGGGCCGTCGACAGGTACTGCGCCAAAGCCTGGTCCTTCAAGCTCTGGATCCGGCCGAACAGGTCCAGTTCCCACGAGGCGGAGAGACCGACGTTGTAGGTTCGCGTAATGAGCGGCGAGCCCGTGTTCGACACGCCGGCCGGCAGCCGCTGCGTATTGCCTGTGCCGGTGCCGTCGAGCGTCGGGAACAGCCCCGCGCGCGTGATCTGGTACTGCGCGCGCGCCGCCTCGATGTTGAGCACCGAGACGCGCAGATCGCGATTGTTCTTCAGCGCGATCTCGATCAGCGCCTGCAGGCGCGGATCGGCGAAGAAGTTGCGCCAGCCGATGTCGGCGGCGGCCTGGCCATTGGCGCTGTGCGAGCCGTCCGCGCCCGGTTGCGTCGCGTAGACGCCGTCGGACGGGAAGCTGCCCGACACGGGTGCAGCGGGCCGCTGGTAATGCGGCGCCATCGTGCAGCCCGTGGCGACCAGCGCGAAGGCCATTGCAGTCAAAACGAGTTTTCGCATGGTCATCAATGTTCCTTGTTACCCTCGCCGCCTTCCTGCGTGCGATGCGCATGCTCCTGCGCGAGACGCAGTGCTTCGTCGGGATCTTCCTTCTCGCCGCCGAACACGCCGCGCACCTTCACGAAGAACATCGGGATCATGAAGATCGCGAGGAAGGTCGCGGTCAGCATCCCGCCGATCACGCCGGTGCCGATCGCGTGCTGGCTGGCCGAACCCGCGCCGTTGCTGATCGCCAGCGGCAGCACGCCGAGAATGAAGGCCAGCGAGGTCATCAGGATCGGGCGCAGCCGCAGCCGTGCCGCCTCCAGCGCCGCCTCGACCGGCCCCATCTTCTCCCCGACCTGCAGCTCACGCGCGAATTCCACGATCAGGATCGCGTTCTTCGCCGACAGGCCCACCGTGGTCAGCAGGCCGACCTGGAAGAACACGTCGTTCTCGAGACCGCGCAGCGTCGCCGCCAGCAGTGCGCCGATCACGCCGAGCGGCACCACCATGATCACCGAGAACGGGATCGACCAGCTTTCATACAGCGCCGCCAGACACAGGAACACCACCAGGATCGAGATCGCGTAGAGGATCGGCGCCTGCGAACCCGACTGGATTTCCTGGTACGACAGGCCCGTCCAGGAGTAGCCGATACCGACCGGCAGCTTCTGCGCGAGCGCCTGCATGGCCGTCATCGCCTGGCCGGTACTCTTGCCCGGTGCCGCCTGGCCCTGGATTTCCACCGCCGAGATACCGTTGTAGCGCTCCAGCTTCGGCGAACCGTAGGTCCAGTGGCCGGTGGCAAAGGCGCTGAACGGCACCATCCCGCCCGCCCCGTTGCGCACGTACCAGATGTTCAGGTCTTCCGGCGTGGCGCGGAACGGCGCATCGGCCATCACGTACACCTTCTTGATACGACCGTCGGTATCGAGGAAGTTGTTGACGTACTGCGAGGCCCAGGCGATCGAGAAGGTCTGGTCGATCGCGGATGCCGTCACGCCGAGCGCGTTGGCCTTCTCGCGGTCGATATCGACCTTGTACTGCGGTGTGTCGTTCAGGCCGTTCGGACGCACGCCCTGCAGCGTGGGATCCTTGGCGGCCAGGCCGAGCAG contains:
- a CDS encoding S-(hydroxymethyl)glutathione dehydrogenase/class III alcohol dehydrogenase; protein product: MKTKAAIAWKAGAPLTIEEVDLEGPRAGEVLIEVKATGICHTDYYTLSGADPEGIFPAILGHEGAGVVVDVGPGVGTLRKGDHVIPLYTPECRECKFCLSRKTNLCQKIRATQGKGLMPDASSRFSLDGKPIFHYMGTSTFSNYIVVPEIAVAKIREDAPFDKVCYIGCGVTTGVGAVVYSAKVEAGANVVVFGLGGIGLNVIQGARMVGADKIIGVDINPARVELAKKFGMTHFINPKDVENVVDHIVQLTDGGADYSFECIGNVTTMRQALECTHKGWGQSFIIGVAAAGQEISTRPFQLVTGREWKGSAFGGARGRTDVPKIVDWYMEGKINIDDLITHRLPLEKINEGFDLMKKGESIRSVVLY
- a CDS encoding nucleobase:cation symporter-2 family protein, translating into MQSTTVHPCDEILPAGKLVTLGLQHVLVMYAGAVAVPLIIGSALKLPKDQIAFLISADLFACGIATLIQTLGVWIFGIRLPVIMGCTFASVGPLIAIGTNPSLGLLDVFGSTIAAGVIGIVIAPVIGKLLRFFPPVVVGTVIAVIGLSLMGVGINWAAGGVGNPEYGNPVFLGLSLLVLVLILMINKFGRGFFANIAVLLGIVAGFVIALSLGRVDLDGVAAAPWVGFVMPFHFGTPHFDALSIATMVIVMFVTFIESTGMFLAVGDMVDRPVDQQALVRGLRVDGLGTLIGGIFNSFPHTSFSQNVGLVGVTGVKSRYVCVTGGVILVLLGLFPKMAQIVASVPAFVLGGAGIVMFGMVAANGVKTLSRVDFVSNHNNLFIVAVSIGLGLVPVVSPHFFSKLPGALAPILHSGILLASVSAVLLNLIFNGVKSEKQAECEIRRAGHDLDPRTADLH
- a CDS encoding efflux transporter outer membrane subunit, whose protein sequence is MRKLVLTAMAFALVATGCTMAPHYQRPAAPVSGSFPSDGVYATQPGADGSHSANGQAAADIGWRNFFADPRLQALIEIALKNNRDLRVSVLNIEAARAQYQITRAGLFPTLDGTGTGNTQRLPAGVSNTGSPLITRTYNVGLSASWELDLFGRIQSLKDQALAQYLSTAQARKAAEISLISQVADQYLTLQSTDDLLKVTEETLKTAQDSYNLTKLQFDNGTGSELDLRQAQTVVEQALANQQAEARDRAQAVNALVLLIGEPLPDDLPAGLPLDSQSLLTDIPAGLPSDLLTRRPDIMEAEQTLLAANANIGAARAAFFPKISLTAAFGTASPTLGGLFKAGTAAWSFAPNIALPIFEGGSNIANLDLAHVQKRIEIANYEKAIQTAFREVSDGLAARGTYDQQIAALARNEEAQQRRYDLSDLRYRNGVDSYLTVLTAQTDLYTAQTSLISARLARWTNLVDLYRALGGGWIEHNGDQPREADAPVDYSKPAAAPASASQPTAG